In Gemmatimonas aurantiaca, the sequence GCCAGGTCCCCGACGTGCAGATGCAGGTGCCCCATCACCGTCCCCGGGGGCATACCGGACCAGGGCTCTCCCCGCGCCGCGGCCGCCAGCGCCGGGAAATCGAGCGGGTCGGTGGCCATCATGAGCTCGCGTCCGAGCCGCTGCCAGGTCGATCGCGGACGGTCGGCGTACACCTCGATCCCCAGCCCATCCGGATCCTGCAGATACAGCGCTTCGCTCACCAGATGGTCGGCCGCGCCGGCGCGAGCCCCGATATCGGCGAGGTGCTGCACGAAACGGCCGAGTGCCGGACGGTCGGGCATCAGAATGGCGAAGTGATAGAGCCCGAGGCGCGACCCCGGTCTCACGGACTTCGTGCCCGGCCGCGCCTCCACGATCACGAGTGGCTCGCTGGCCCCCACCGCGCCCAGTGCGACGACATCTCCGCGACGCGACAGTTCGGTGAGCCCGAGCACTCCCGCATACCAGGCCACCGACCGATCGAGATTGGAAACCTGGAGATGCACCGGTCCCAGCCGGAGCGCCTCCGGAAGCCGAAAGCGAGGCGGCGCCTCTCCGTAACTGCCGGGCAGCGCCGGCTGTGGCGCACCGGCGCCATCGAACATGTCATGACTGGATACACTCATGCCATCCAATATTCCTGTTTTAACAATTATTGTCAAGACACCTATGTAGGAACACCCATCGCCGGGCCCGGCGGCCGCCCAGCAGGATCCTGACGCTCTCTCCGGGATCGATTAGCTTGCCCCCATGCCCTCCGGATTGCTGCACCTCGCACTGCGATTCCGACGGTCCCTGGCCATGCTCCTCGGCGCGCATGTCCTCGTGACTGCCGTGATCACGGCATTGGCCGCGTGCAATCCGACAGCGGACCGGGGGAGCGCCGTGCAGGGGGCCGATGCACAGGCCGTGCACCATGAGGCGCATCGCGCAGTGCACCATTCGGCGAGCCATTCGCCGCACCAGTCCCCCGCGAAGACGCACCATCATGGCACGGCGCCCCTCGCCTGCCCCATGGCCATGGCCTGTGCGGTGAGCGCCATCGTCACCGGCGTTCCGATGCTTCCGACACACGCCACGCAGATGGCCTCGACGCTCGCGTTCGAGAACGATCATCTGCCCCGCTCCACCCGGCTCGCGCCCGAACCGCCCCCTCCGCGCGCGTGAAACACGCGGATGCGCTGCCACCGGCCGCATCCGATCGACGTTCATCGCCATGACGCCCGGCGTGCTCCGACCCGTCTTCCGACCGGTCCGTCGACACGCTCCGTGTTTCCCGTATCCCAGGACCCACATGTTCGCGCACTCCCTGCGCGTGACCGCGGCGCTGCTCGCGCTCGGTCATGCGACAGCGTCCGTTGCCGGTGCACAAACGGACTATTTCAACACCGACGCCGGTCGACCCATCCGCGTCGAAGACGCCTACGCGCTCGAGCGACAGGCCCTCGAGCTGCAGATCGCCCCGTTCCGTATCGAACGCTCGCGCGCCGGTGCCTATCGCTGGGGCATCGAACCGGAAATCGCCATCGGATTGCTTCCACGCATGCACATCGAGATCGGTGTGCCCATCCTGCATGCCGGCGGCAACAACACCGCGCGCACCACGGCGGTTGGCGGCGTGGAGCTGTCGGCGTTCTACAACTTCAATGCCGAGACGAACATCCCGGCCTTCGCCGTCGTGGGAGATGTGGTGATTCCCGCGGGCAGCCTCGGTCCCTCCACGCAGATCCCCACCATCAAGGCCATCGCCACCCGCACGCTGCCGTGGGCGCGGGTGCACGTGAACGGACAGTTCACCTTCGCCGATGATCCCACCACGGCACCGCCGTCCACACGCGCCGACGTCGATGCAAACGCCGAATACTCGCGCTGGCAGGTGGGCATGGCGGTCGATCGCACCCTGCCGCTGCGTTCGATGCTGTTCACGGCCGAAGTCGTGACGAGTCAGCCGCTGGTGCGCGCGGCATCGCTGCGGTGGGACGTCGCGGCAGGGACGCGCGTGCAACTCAGTCCCCGCGTGGCCTTCGATATGGGTGGCGGATATCGCCTGGCCGGAAACGAGCCTGGATGGTTCGCCACCACCGGTGCCGCCGTCGCCATCGGCCTGCCGTGGCGGGGGAACTGACCATGACACGGAGAATGACACCGATCATGCCTTCGATCATGCGCCCGATCAGGCCATCGACCCTCAGCCGCCGTCTGCGCACACTCGCGGCGTCCGCGCTCTGCCTGCTGCCCGCCTCCCTGTCGGCGCAGTGGTCCACGGTTTACGAGCAGTTCTATCTGCAGGCGCCGCACAACTGGCAGTTCCGCACACACTTCGCCTACGCCGATCGTCTCTTCAACGCCTTCGACTTCGGACACGCGATCCTGTACGAAACCATGTGGCGCTTTCCCAACGCGCCGGTCGCCGAACTCGAGACCCGTCGCTACGACCAGCTCACGAAGCAGGTGTTGCAGAAGCCGCCACGCCTGCCACTCGAGGAAGCCGCCATCGAACCGATGTACGCCCGGCTCGCGCCGGAGGCGAAGACGATGTTCGACTGGGCCCATCTGCTGCATCGGCAGATCTACGATGTGCTCGCCGATGACCGTCTCGACTGGCCCCAGCGCGATGCCGCTGTGGCGAAGCTGCTCGCGTACTACAAGTCGCGTCCCGCGATCGCCTTCAGCAGCAGGCCCAAGTCGATGGCACTGATGCAGGAGCAGCCATACTCGCTCGCCTTCCGCGTGAAGTATCCGAAGTTCAATGGGCTCATCTGGGGCTATCACTGGTTCCAGGTGGGGCTGTACGAGCCGCTCATGGTGGGACGCAATGCGGCCGAACGACATGCGGGTGTGCGGGCGGCCACGGTGCGCTTCTTCCAGATGCTCACCGATGCGCCGCGCAGCATGCCGTATCAGATGCCCATGACGGCGGCCATCTCTCCAGCGTTCGCCGAGCGCTATCCGGAGGCGGCCATCATCTTCGACAATCTGCACTCCATGCACGATGTCGTGTCGGACATCCTCGCCAACCCCGGTGTGCCACGCTCTCACAAACGCGACGAGATTCTGCTCGCCGCTCGGCGTTTCCGTGACGATACGTCGTATGTGATGACGGAGGCGGCCTGGCGCCGCATGTCCGAACACATGGGCATCGAGAACATGGGTGGTCCGGTCGTGGGCTTCACGTCGCGGTTTCCCATCCCCTCGGTGACCATGGGTGCCGTCATGCAGCACGACAGTACCGGGGCCATGACCGGATTCACGCACGGAGGTGCGGCCACTGGCGCGCAAGGCAATGCCCATGCAGACGACGCGCGTGCGGACAACGCCCACACGGGCCACGCGGCGCCCGCCAAGGTGGATCCTCACGCGGGCCACCAGATGCCGCCGGCGACGCCCGACTCGCGCTATCCGCGTGGCAGCAGTGCGGACAGCAGCGCCGCATCGGCCGTGGTGGCGCAGTTCCTCACCGCGCTGGCCGGTGGGGACAGTGCCACGGTACTCCATCTGCTCGATCCGGACACGCAGATCCTGGAACGGGGCACGGCCGAACCGCTTGCGGAGTATCGGGTACGACATCTGCCGGCGGACATCGCGTTTGCCCGTTCACACAACGTGGCGCGCATTCCGCGCACCGTGATCGTGGTGGGCGACGTGGCCTACAGCACCGTCACCGAAACCCTCACCGGTCGTTACGGTAATCGTCCCCGGGGCAGCGCCGGTGCGGAGGTGATCGTGCTGGAGCGGGCCGCCGCTGGCTGGCGCATCACCGCGGTGCACTGGTCGTCGCGCACTCACTGAAGCGGTAGTTTATGCCCGTCGTGTTTTCCTGTCGGTCCGGAGCGTGAGAATGGCCTTTCCCACATCATGTCGTCGCATCGTCCCCACGGTTCTGTACACTGTCCTCGTCGTCTCCGTTGTGAACGGTGCGACGGCGATGTCCGTGAACGCACAGAGCACGTCTGGCACTCCGGGATCCGTGGCGTCGCGCAAACACACGGCGGCCGACGTGGCATTCATGCAGGGCATGATCGGCCACCATGCGCAGGCACTGGAGATGGTCGCCCTCGTGCCCGCGCGCTCCTCACGGGTGGAGATGGAAAGCCTCGCCGAACGGATCGCCGTTTCCCAGAAGGACGAAATCGGCATCATGCAGCGCTGGCTGACGGCCCATGGGGAAGCCGGCGACACGAAACAGGCCATGTCCCACGACATGCACGCGGCGCA encodes:
- a CDS encoding VOC family protein, producing the protein MSVSSHDMFDGAGAPQPALPGSYGEAPPRFRLPEALRLGPVHLQVSNLDRSVAWYAGVLGLTELSRRGDVVALGAVGASEPLVIVEARPGTKSVRPGSRLGLYHFAILMPDRPALGRFVQHLADIGARAGAADHLVSEALYLQDPDGLGIEVYADRPRSTWQRLGRELMMATDPLDFPALAAAARGEPWSGMPPGTVMGHLHLHVGDLAEGAAFYHAALGLDRIVWRYPGALFLSAGGYHHHLGTNTWAQGAPSPREDEARLLSWNMILPTVADVAAVQASMAGAGYEGMKDPWGTRLRVSV
- a CDS encoding nuclear transport factor 2 family protein → MPSIMRPIRPSTLSRRLRTLAASALCLLPASLSAQWSTVYEQFYLQAPHNWQFRTHFAYADRLFNAFDFGHAILYETMWRFPNAPVAELETRRYDQLTKQVLQKPPRLPLEEAAIEPMYARLAPEAKTMFDWAHLLHRQIYDVLADDRLDWPQRDAAVAKLLAYYKSRPAIAFSSRPKSMALMQEQPYSLAFRVKYPKFNGLIWGYHWFQVGLYEPLMVGRNAAERHAGVRAATVRFFQMLTDAPRSMPYQMPMTAAISPAFAERYPEAAIIFDNLHSMHDVVSDILANPGVPRSHKRDEILLAARRFRDDTSYVMTEAAWRRMSEHMGIENMGGPVVGFTSRFPIPSVTMGAVMQHDSTGAMTGFTHGGAATGAQGNAHADDARADNAHTGHAAPAKVDPHAGHQMPPATPDSRYPRGSSADSSAASAVVAQFLTALAGGDSATVLHLLDPDTQILERGTAEPLAEYRVRHLPADIAFARSHNVARIPRTVIVVGDVAYSTVTETLTGRYGNRPRGSAGAEVIVLERAAAGWRITAVHWSSRTH
- a CDS encoding DUF305 domain-containing protein: MSVNAQSTSGTPGSVASRKHTAADVAFMQGMIGHHAQALEMVALVPARSSRVEMESLAERIAVSQKDEIGIMQRWLTAHGEAGDTKQAMSHDMHAAHTAMPGMLSPAQMDSLRNVEGTTFDRLFLQYMIQHHEGALVMVAELLRSPGAAQEPMVFQIMSDVDADQRAEIRRMKALLAQLP